DNA sequence from the Daphnia carinata strain CSIRO-1 chromosome 8, CSIRO_AGI_Dcar_HiC_V3, whole genome shotgun sequence genome:
ttcttaaaaatttttgtttcaagtccCTGGCAATACATAAATCTGAATAGGAGGCTatataattttgttgattatTTGCGTTAAGGAGCGTCAAGTAGTAATGACGTACGTAAAACACGCAGCTGCTAAATCAGGCAAGAACGAAATTTAAGTACAGAATGAAATAACGAACAAGGGTTGCTAACTGCTGAATGTTTTCCTACTGAGGACGAAAAGCCCAAAAGCTTATCGTCATCTTCACGAGAACAAGAATTTCCACTTCCTTCACATTCTACACGACTAACTACTCTACTATAATATAAGGTTTAAGGTAAGGTTGTAACGGTGATTTTGATGTCATCTTATTGACATGGCGATGGTTGATAGGGACAAGTTCTAACGTCTGGTTTGGACTTGAACAACCAGgttcataaatattttattttaaaatacgaaccaaaacaaaaattatttatttcaacATTCTTTATTTAATTAGGAATAACATTTCTTCtatgcataatttttttaattttttcccgTATTTTACCACATTTACTTGTGAAAATAATTACTCTTCACAAAgacttttttcagctttccTCATAAAGTTCTGCATAACTAATAATGCGATTTCGATTTTCCAGTAAGTCATCTTGCTCCATTCCTgaagataaaaatttttgaagactTGTTCTCTCTATTTTTGATAATTCGGTATGGAGATTTCTAAGACTATGGCCTAACGATACAGAGTTGTGAAGACCTCCGAAAGTACAGAAGTTCGGTCCTATAGCAGGGAAATAAAACGCAATCATTACTTTGTGAAAGTCTACATTCAATGATcgaactgaagaaaaaaacattacgTTTCCACTTTGCAATGTACAGATGCTACGTGCAATTTTGCTAAgtaacaattaaaatttaaagaaagaaaaagtattgACAGATACCTATTTTGGAAGGATTCCATGTAGAATCTTCGACTAAGTTGGGGGAGTCGAGAAAGAATTCGGGATAAGGTTTAACCAGTGAGCTAGGTGTACTGAATACACAATTAAATGTAGTTGTGTGCTTCCATTGGGTACGAGACCAAAACTCCACTAGCGATTGAAAATCTGAAAGATTTGGCAGTCCTCGCCAAACTAGCTGTTGGGTCCAACAGTCTCGGAAGTTTTCAACGCAAGGTGTCAAAGATGTAACCTCAAGAAATGCCGAATTCAGAGACTCTAAATTAGAAACTTCATATAAACGGGTAATGCATAAAAGAATTAGTACTGTAAAATGCATGTTAATCTAAATTAACACACTTCTGTTCCACAGAGGTATAGCACACGACATGCCAACTGCTTTGCGACCATCACTGGTTAACTTTTTAACGAAATCAGACAACGAATGAAGGTATCCTTTTTTTGCGTGCAGAGGGAAGAAAATTGTGTCTAAGGCTGTGGCTATGACTGCTCCTGCTTGATAAATCGATGTGGGCTAAAATGTCAACAAAAGCAATTAGTAAGGTATAAAATCAGTATTAACCAGAGGATTGCCCAAATGCCTTCAACATACTTTGAGATTTTGTAGACCTGAAAATTTTCTTGAATTAGTTGAACACCAAAAAGGATCCAAGCTAACGGGGCTAAACATGGATGAATCTTCAAAAAGTGTTTCCACTACTAATCCTAAATTAGTCAAACGTTCTACCCTTCTGGCACTTTCACACATAGAATGTGCTGGAAATAAAGGGATCGTGAATGTTGTTTTAGTTGAGTACTCTTGCTGGATTAGCTGAAGTAACTTTGATGCAGCACCACCAAAACCATTATCAGCATCGAACAACATATTAAATCCctgaaattagaaaaaataatagtattatttgtgttgaattttaaatatttaagaaAACTCAAAGAACCTGGAAGTAGTCGctttcttcaacaaaaaagCGAATTTGGTTTTCCATGTATTCGAGattatcttctttttccaaacaCGCCATTCCTTGAGAAAAGAGATTAAATGTCCCTAGAGCACTTACACtttgaatattattcaaaGTATTGAGGGATTTTGGATGCAACTTGTTGTTAAACAAAGCTTTCCATTCATGGAAATCATTGCTTTCAAATTCAGAAGATGCCAGTTGAATAGAAGAAATCTGCTCACATACTTATTCAATGCAAAATTCAtgttagtaaaaaaaaaaaaaagaaattgttagaaaaaacaactgaaatgAGCTGGCTTTATCTCCAAACCAGAAGACAGAAAGAACAAGAATGGAGTACATACATGATGGTGCATGATCTCCAGGTATCAAATCAATTTTGTGTGGTGATGTGTCCTGTGATGATAAATCAAATTCTTGATTTTGTATAGGAAAATCCATTGGTCCCTTCAAATCAACAGCAAGGAGTCTTGGATTTATGCTGACTTTATTCTAATACAAACCAATTCGGTGATTCTAAAGTAATATGGGTTCAATATACTCAACACTCACAGATTTGCCTTCGCGGAAAAACACCCtttgttcattttcattgtcCACTATATCACTTTTGTTAGCGGATACTGGAGACACATCCTGTAAAATTGATAgacaatattttaaaagtatAAAAGCAGTGAGATTTGAGCACAGTTTCTCTACTATTTGCTGGTTAGAAACTAATTATATGGAACAATGGCACTtcaataatataaatatatgtttACCTGCATATTCCACCAAAGCGCACCTAGAGAAATAAGTTGATAAGAAAGTTAATAAtaactcacaaaaaaaaatagcaccTAAAACATTGGAGAACTCTCCGAGTTGAATagttaaaatttcttttgcagCCATTTGAATTAGTTTGCTCAATTATCTCTCTggttatggcaatccgttttacccccccaaaaaaaaaatttcgctcttttttttcttgtttacaactatcgccatctaccagtcAGATTCTAATTAAGTCTCTAATACAACTTTACATATTCTAGCCATGTAAAtatagaattttttaaattaataactttatttgattaacatatAACTATGcagtaattattttgttatattctacttgcttaacttaattattattgcTACAGTCATTCTAATAATACTGTCACGGCCATGGATCTTGTACCAAAATAGAGACGTCGTGCTccagattaaaagataatgtgtatttcaccaaAAGGTTTAATAACACAACTGCAAACTAACTGccctaaccaattaatcaaaaagccacaCAGGTGTGCAAAATCaccccttttatatccggcgacgagggtggtgctccaaaGGACGGCCACAATTGGGGCGGGATTTCCATACTAGCGCTGTTGTCGCCACCGCGATGTCGACTCGAATATTGCCAACGCGACAatataatgaatgtaattctaataacaattagaatgATTCCTTGTTTTAGGTagaaataatatgtttgagtaatataaagtcgttattgtttgttctggtgtgaaaataatacacaataacgactttatattactcaaacatattatatatacctaaaacaagcaattattgctattattatcattGCTGGAAAATGCAGcacaaaaaggaaagttaatagttaaaaGTAATAACAATTAAGTTAATTAAGTAGAatatagaaaaataattattgtatagttatctGTAAATctgttaattaaaaaaattatatatttacagGGCTAGAATATGTAAAGTTGTGTTTAGAGACTTAATTCGaatttgaccgctagatggccataactgtaaaaaaattaggcctttatttatcttttttacacctgccgccatctaccggtcagattcTAATTAAGTCTCTAAATATAACTTTACATATTCTAAGCcgtaaaaatatataatttttttaattaataactttattccATTAAAATATTACTATAcagtaattattttgttatattctacttgcttaacttaattattattactattaactttccattttgtgctgcagcaattataatgagtgtaattctaataacaataagaatgattgcgtgttttaggtataaatgatacgtttgagtaatataaagtcgttattgtgtattattttcacaccaCAACAATCAAtaacgactttatattactcaaacatattattcatacctaaaacaagcaattattgtcattgttattagaatttcattcattatcattgctgcaaaatgaagttcaaaatgaaaagttaacagttaatagtaataataatttagtTACTGCAaatagaatataacaaaataaaataaggtttacttaaatgtaaattaaataaagttattaattaaacaattatttatttaaatggctagaatgcgtaaagttgtattagagaaaaaaactttaataGAAAAAACTTTATTAgaatctgaccggtagatggccatagctgtaaaaacgGAAACAGCCCTTTTTTGGGGGtgaaacggattgccataaattCTTAACTACTTTCCATcaactttaaattttacaaGAACTAGAGTGAAATTGTGCGCTACGATTGGAGAAGCGAAGCATGATAGAAAACACGTCGTTAGTTTTGAAGTTTTACCCGTTAGATATCACGGAGCGAATCGTTCACTTCGCAAAAGGGACTGATGTTTGAGGGCGCATTTTGACGTCAGCGTTTCATGAACCTTTTCATTTCTACTTTTACTCAAAGTTGACGAAAAATTCATTGTTCAAGCTATGGCTGAaccaaaaaatttgaaaaaggaagggTTGAAGTTAAATTGATGGTCAACTATGGTCTGGCCCACCGTTAAAAAACATTCAACTTTTTCTACCTCACATTGAAGTAGTCGTCCAAACAGTCACCTAGTTTAACCAGAcagttgacgcaaaaacaGAGTTCACTGAAAAGATAGATAAACAGTTGAGGCTGAAATGCACCCTGAATGTGTATTGCCGACGTACTGTGTACGTACGTACAATTTGTCGTAGAATTACGTTAACGGTGGATTGTAGGCCTATTATTACAGGCTGGGTGGGGTAAACTGCACGACAAATTAGGAGCAAATGTAACTATTTTATCTTCAGAAAAAGATTTAACTCCTCTTAATTCACATTATGTGCATGGCTTATAGCATAATCTACCTTTGAATATTGATTGATGATATTTTGAATGGTGATCTTACGAACTAGCAGGTGTGCTGAAATGCGTTTTAACTTTTAATTCTGTAGCATGTTGTCAGAACTTCCGTAGTGTTTGACCCTTATAATCATAAACTGTTGGTGTTGAAAATAAACGGCCTTACTTATCAATCGCATTGCGTGGACAAAAATAGCCTTCATTTGTTAGATGTAGCCATAATTCTGTActgtaacgaa
Encoded proteins:
- the LOC130700952 gene encoding protein misato homolog 1-like — its product is MAAKEILTIQLGEFSNVLGALWWNMQDVSPVSANKSDIVDNENEQRVFFREGKSNKVSINPRLLAVDLKGPMDFPIQNQEFDLSSQDTSPHKIDLIPGDHAPSLCEQISSIQLASSEFESNDFHEWKALFNNKLHPKSLNTLNNIQSVSALGTFNLFSQGMACLEKEDNLEYMENQIRFFVEESDYFQGFNMLFDADNGFGGAASKLLQLIQQEYSTKTTFTIPLFPAHSMCESARRVERLTNLGLVVETLFEDSSMFSPVSLDPFWCSTNSRKFSGLQNLKPTSIYQAGAVIATALDTIFFPLHAKKGYLHSLSDFVKKLTSDGRKAVGMSCAIPLWNRISNLESLNSAFLEVTSLTPCVENFRDCWTQQLVWRGLPNLSDFQSLVEFWSRTQWKHTTTFNCVFSTPSSLVKPYPEFFLDSPNLVEDSTWNPSKIGPNFCTFGGLHNSVSLGHSLRNLHTELSKIERTSLQKFLSSGMEQDDLLENRNRIISYAELYEES